Within the Acidimicrobiales bacterium genome, the region TGCCGCGGGCCGGCCCTGGCCCCGTCCTCCCGGACCCGCCGGACCTCGCCGACGTGCGCGGCCAGCGGCTGGGCCGGCTGGCCCTGGAGGTGGCGGCGGCGGGAGGCCACAACGTCCTGTTCGTGGGCCCACCGGGAGCCGGCAAGACGATGCTGGCCGAGCGCCTGCCCGGCCTGCTCCCGCCGTTGACGCCCGAGCAGTCGATGGAGACGACGCGCATCTACTCGGCGGCGTCGGTCACCGTGCCCGGGGGCGGGCTGATGGCCCGGCCGCCGTTCCGGTCCCCGCACCAGTCGGCGTCGATGGTCTCGGTGATCGGCGGCGGGACCCACCGGCTGCGCCCGGGAGAGATCAGCCTGGCCCACAACGGAGTGCTGTTCCTGGACGAGATGGGGGAGTTCCCGAGCTCGATCCTCGACGGTCTCCGCCAGCCGCTGGAGGAGGGAGCGGTGATGGTGTGCCGGGCCCACTCGACGGCACGCTTCCCGGCGCGCTTCCTGCTGGTCGCCGCCATGAACCCCTGCCCGTGCGGCACGGGCGGTCCCAGCGACAGATGCCACTGCACCACGGCCGGCCGGGAGCGCTACGCCCGGAAGGTCTCCGGACCGCTGCTCGACCGCTTCGATCTCCGGGTGATGATGGACAAGCCCGACATCCCCGAGCTGATGACCGGACCTCCCGGTGAGTCGTCGGGCGACGTGGGTCGGAGAGTGAACGCGGCGCGTCGCCTCGCCCGGTCGCGCGAGGTGTCGTGCAACGCCCAGCTTCCAGCCGGATGGCTGGATCAGCTGGCGCCACTCGCCCCGGACGCCGTGACCCTCCTGGCGCGCCAGTTGGAGAACGGCGCTCTCAACGCCAGGGGACTGCACCGCGTCCGGCGCGTGGCGCGGACGGTGGCCGACCTGCAGGGGTGTGCGGGTCGCGTCGAGACGGGCCATGTCGCCATGGCGCTGATGCTGCGACCCGAGCCGTTCCGGCGCGACCACGACAAGGAGCAGGTCGCGTGAGCGAGATCTGGCGCGAGAAGGAGTGGGATGACGAGGAGCTCGCCTGCGTCGCCGCCCTGGCCGGTCTTCCCGGGCTCGGTGCGGCCCGGCTGACCTGGCTGCTCGGCATCGACACCCGGCCCTCTCTCGTGTGGCGGCGGGTTGTCGAGTGGCGTCTTCCCGCGCAGCGGCCCCTCCCCGGCCGCACCGCGTCGCGATGGCGGACCTATGCGGAGAAGACCTCACCGACGCGCGTCCGGGAGCGGTACGACCGCGCCGGCGTGAGGATCCTGACGCCCGGTTCCCGGGACTATCCGTCCCGGCTGTTCGAGGATCCCGAGGCGCCGCCGGTGCTGTTTGCCGTCGGGGACCTGAGGTGCCTGGACGGCCCCACCGCCGCTGTGGTCGGCACCCGGCGCTGCACCGGGTACGGGAGGGACGCGGCCCGGCTGCTCGGCCGCCGCCTGGCCGAGGCCGGCGTGGTCGTCGTGTCGGGGCTGGCGGCGGGCATCGACGTCGCCGCCCACCGCGGCGCCCTCGCCGCCCGGACGGCGCCGGTCGTGGGGGTGGCCGGCACCGGTCTCGACGTCGTCTACCCCCCGGAGAGCCGCGACGTGTGGGCCGCCACCCGCGAGCGCGGGGTCCTGCTCAGCGAGGCGCCCCTCGGCCACGGCGGGGCGAGATGGCGCTTCCCCGAGCGGAACCGGATCATGGCGGCGCTGGCCGACGTGGTGGTGGTCGTGGAGAGCCCGGCCCGGGGCGGATCGCTGATCACCGTGGACCACGCCGCCAGGCGGGCCGTCCCGGTGATGGCCGTGCCGGGCCCGATCACCAGCCCGACGTCGGCCGGGCCCAACCGGCTCGTCGCCGACGGGTGCGGTGTGGTGTGCGACGCCGACGACGTCCTGCTGGAGCTCGGGGTCCCACTCCGCCCGGGACCCGCCCGGCGGGTGAGCCGAGGCGGACGCCCCGAGCCGGCGTCGGGGGAGGACCGCCGGGTCCTGGCCGCCGTGGACGCCACCCCGACCGCGTTCGACCGGGTCATGGCGCGCACCGAGATGGCCGCCCTCGACCTCGCCTCCGCCCTGTACCGCCTGGAGGCGGACGGCTGGGTCCGCGCCGGCGCCACGGGGTGGGAGCGGCGGCCCCGCTGACCGGCCGCCCCGGCGGTGGGTCCCGGGAGGGGGATGCCGGGCCGGCGGTGGGTCCCCCGGTACCGTGGCCGCGTGGAGTGGTCGCTGCACGAGTTCGACCGCCAGCTCACGGCGGCGTCGGCCGCCACCCGGTCGGCCTACGCCTCCGACCTGGCGGCCTTCGCCGAATGGGCGGAGCGCGCCGGCGCCGCCGGGCCCGAGGCCGTCACCCGGGTGATGCTGCGGCGGTACCTGGCGTACCTGTCGACGAGGCGCTTCGCCCGGCGGAGCATCGCCCGCAAGGCGGCCGCCCTCCGGCGCTACTTCCGCTGGCAGGTGAAGCAGGGGGTCCTCACCGTCGACCCGACCCGGGCGCTGTCGGCCCCGAAGGGGGAGGGGCGCCTGCCCCGGGTCCTCAGCCGGGCCGACATGGACGCCCTGCTCGCGCCGGTGCCCGGCGCCCCGGGGGAGCTGAGGGACCGGGCGGTGATCGAGCTCCTGTACGGCAGCGGTCTCCGGGTGAGCGAGCTCTGTGGCCTGGCCCCGGCGGACCTGGACCTCCCACGCGGCGTGGTGACGGTGTGGGGCAAGGGATCCAAGCAGCGCCAGGTGCCGATGAGCGCTCCGTCGGTCGAGGCGGTGCGGCGGTGGCTGGCCGACGGCCGGGACGCCTTCGCCGGGGACGAGAGCCCACCGGACGCGGTGTTCCTGAATGCGCGGGGCCGGCGCCTCGGCACCAGGGACGTGAGGCGCATCCTCGACCGCCACAGCGCCGCTCCCACGCACCCCCATGCCCTCCGGCACACCTTCGCCACCCACCTCCTGGACGGGGGTGCCGATCTGCGGGCGGTGCAGGAGATGCTCGGTCACGCCAGTCTGCAGACCACCCAGGTCTACACTCATGTGAGCAAGGAGCGCCTGCTTCAGGTGTACGAGCGCAGCCATCCCCGCGCCTGACCGGGCACACCTCAGCCAACTGACCAAATGGACAACGACGAGAGCAGCATTATCGAGGGCCTGTGGCGGGACTACAAGGCCACCGGATCGGGCACGGCCCGTGACCGGCTGATCGTCCACTACTCCCCGCTGGTCAAGTACGTCGCCGGCCGTGTGGCGGTCGGACTGCCCCAGAGCATCGAGCAGGCCGACCT harbors:
- a CDS encoding tyrosine recombinase; this encodes MEWSLHEFDRQLTAASAATRSAYASDLAAFAEWAERAGAAGPEAVTRVMLRRYLAYLSTRRFARRSIARKAAALRRYFRWQVKQGVLTVDPTRALSAPKGEGRLPRVLSRADMDALLAPVPGAPGELRDRAVIELLYGSGLRVSELCGLAPADLDLPRGVVTVWGKGSKQRQVPMSAPSVEAVRRWLADGRDAFAGDESPPDAVFLNARGRRLGTRDVRRILDRHSAAPTHPHALRHTFATHLLDGGADLRAVQEMLGHASLQTTQVYTHVSKERLLQVYERSHPRA
- the dprA gene encoding DNA-processing protein DprA, with the translated sequence MSEIWREKEWDDEELACVAALAGLPGLGAARLTWLLGIDTRPSLVWRRVVEWRLPAQRPLPGRTASRWRTYAEKTSPTRVRERYDRAGVRILTPGSRDYPSRLFEDPEAPPVLFAVGDLRCLDGPTAAVVGTRRCTGYGRDAARLLGRRLAEAGVVVVSGLAAGIDVAAHRGALAARTAPVVGVAGTGLDVVYPPESRDVWAATRERGVLLSEAPLGHGGARWRFPERNRIMAALADVVVVVESPARGGSLITVDHAARRAVPVMAVPGPITSPTSAGPNRLVADGCGVVCDADDVLLELGVPLRPGPARRVSRGGRPEPASGEDRRVLAAVDATPTAFDRVMARTEMAALDLASALYRLEADGWVRAGATGWERRPR
- a CDS encoding YifB family Mg chelatase-like AAA ATPase gives rise to the protein MLAKIRSATLQGIEGCPVSVEVHVSTGLPGFTVVGLPDEACREARDRVRAALMSSGFEWILRRITVNLAPSGIRKAGAGLDLPIAIGLLVATGSIEAEALRGCAVIGELGLDGSVRPVPGVLSLVLSVGTRAVVVPSESAAEAALARRAVVRPVESLRELADALGGRARWRPVPRAGPGPVLPDPPDLADVRGQRLGRLALEVAAAGGHNVLFVGPPGAGKTMLAERLPGLLPPLTPEQSMETTRIYSAASVTVPGGGLMARPPFRSPHQSASMVSVIGGGTHRLRPGEISLAHNGVLFLDEMGEFPSSILDGLRQPLEEGAVMVCRAHSTARFPARFLLVAAMNPCPCGTGGPSDRCHCTTAGRERYARKVSGPLLDRFDLRVMMDKPDIPELMTGPPGESSGDVGRRVNAARRLARSREVSCNAQLPAGWLDQLAPLAPDAVTLLARQLENGALNARGLHRVRRVARTVADLQGCAGRVETGHVAMALMLRPEPFRRDHDKEQVA